A genomic segment from Bradyrhizobium diazoefficiens USDA 110 encodes:
- a CDS encoding citrate synthase family protein encodes MKNSDELYLSAREAAAELAISPATLYAYVSRGLIRSEPTPDSRKNRYRAEDVRALKERRVPSPEPRGLRSFDADLPVMDTEISTITEEGAIYRGVNCVDLAENDTLEHTATLLWDVSGVDPFAPDNQPEISEEMRTIAGAARRAAPIDRAIAVLALAASADPRAFTRAPDGRAMVGARIVRLLVATMLNAEASAEPLHQQVARVWAADNKHAPDLIRRALVLLADHELNASTFTARCAASTGLNLYDAVIAGLAALKGPKHGGAGVLASQLVKTLVDRDVAPVVRERVALGERFAGFGHGVYKRGDPRAQSLLNALSRAGAPRKFTREVPERIAEATGEFVNIDYALAVLVHALRLPAGSELALFAMARSVGWIAHASEQLQFGKLIRPRARYVGPAPGRRTGGS; translated from the coding sequence ATGAAAAATTCTGATGAGCTCTACCTCTCCGCCCGGGAGGCGGCCGCCGAACTCGCGATCTCGCCGGCCACGCTCTACGCCTATGTCAGCCGCGGCCTGATCCGCTCCGAGCCGACGCCGGATTCGCGCAAGAACCGCTACCGCGCCGAGGACGTCCGCGCCCTGAAGGAGCGCCGGGTGCCGTCGCCGGAGCCGCGCGGGCTGCGCAGCTTCGATGCCGACTTGCCGGTCATGGACACGGAGATCTCGACCATCACCGAGGAGGGCGCGATCTATCGGGGCGTCAATTGCGTCGACCTCGCCGAGAACGACACGCTGGAGCACACGGCGACGCTGCTCTGGGACGTTTCCGGCGTCGATCCGTTTGCGCCTGACAATCAGCCCGAGATATCCGAGGAGATGCGCACGATCGCAGGCGCCGCGCGCCGCGCTGCGCCGATCGACCGCGCCATCGCCGTGCTGGCGCTCGCCGCGAGCGCCGATCCCCGCGCCTTCACCCGCGCTCCCGATGGCCGCGCCATGGTCGGCGCGCGCATCGTCCGCCTGCTGGTTGCGACCATGCTCAATGCGGAAGCCTCGGCCGAGCCGCTGCACCAGCAGGTCGCGCGCGTCTGGGCGGCGGACAACAAGCACGCGCCCGATCTGATCCGCCGCGCGCTCGTTCTGCTCGCCGATCATGAACTGAACGCCTCGACCTTCACCGCGCGCTGCGCGGCCTCGACCGGCCTCAATCTCTACGACGCCGTCATCGCCGGCCTCGCCGCGCTGAAGGGACCCAAGCATGGCGGCGCCGGCGTGCTGGCTTCGCAACTGGTGAAAACGCTGGTCGACCGCGATGTCGCTCCCGTGGTGCGCGAACGCGTCGCGCTCGGCGAGCGCTTCGCCGGCTTCGGCCATGGCGTCTACAAGCGCGGCGATCCCCGCGCGCAATCGCTGCTGAATGCGCTGTCGCGCGCCGGCGCGCCGCGCAAATTCACGCGCGAAGTGCCGGAGCGGATCGCCGAGGCGACCGGCGAATTCGTCAATATCGACTATGCGCTCGCCGTCCTCGTGCATGCCCTGCGCCTGCCTGCAGGCAGCGAGCTCGCGCTGTTTGCGATGGCCCGCAGCGTCGGCTGGATTGCGCACGCCAGCGAGCAATTGCAGTTCGGCAAGCTGATCCGCCCGCGCGCGCGGTACGTTGGACCCGCGCCGGGGCGGCGGACGGGCGGGTCCTAA
- the cobS gene encoding cobaltochelatase subunit CobS has translation MSKVEEVSGLPDMKVSVRQVFGIDSDLEVPAYSEVDPHVPEVDSDYRFDRATTLAILAGFARNRRVMVTGYHGTGKSTHIEQVAARLNWPCVRVNLDSHISRIDLVGKDSIVVRDGKQVTEFRDGILPWALQHNVALVFDEYDAGRPDVMFVIQRVLEVSGRLTLLDQNKVIKPHPSFRLFATANTVGLGDTSGLYHGTQQINQGQMDRWSIVTTLNYLSHDEEVEIVLAKAKHYRTQEGRDIVNKMVRLADLTRNAFANGDLSTVMSPRTVITWAENADIFGDIGFAFRVTFLNKCDELERPLVAEFYQRCFNAELPESAVNVALS, from the coding sequence ATGTCCAAAGTTGAGGAAGTTTCCGGTTTGCCCGACATGAAGGTGTCGGTGCGCCAGGTGTTCGGGATCGACAGCGATCTCGAAGTGCCGGCCTATTCCGAAGTCGATCCTCATGTGCCTGAAGTTGATTCCGACTACCGCTTCGACCGCGCCACCACGCTCGCCATTCTCGCCGGCTTCGCCCGCAATCGCCGCGTGATGGTGACCGGCTATCACGGTACCGGCAAATCCACCCATATCGAGCAGGTCGCCGCCCGCCTGAACTGGCCCTGCGTGCGCGTCAACCTCGACAGCCACATCAGCCGTATCGACCTCGTCGGCAAGGACTCGATCGTGGTCCGCGACGGCAAGCAGGTCACCGAATTCCGCGACGGCATCCTGCCCTGGGCGCTCCAGCACAACGTCGCGCTGGTGTTCGACGAATACGACGCCGGCCGTCCGGACGTGATGTTCGTGATCCAGCGCGTGCTGGAAGTCTCCGGCCGCCTGACGCTCCTGGATCAGAACAAGGTGATCAAGCCGCATCCGTCCTTCCGGCTGTTTGCGACCGCCAACACGGTCGGCCTTGGCGACACCTCGGGCCTCTATCACGGCACCCAGCAGATCAACCAGGGCCAGATGGACCGCTGGTCGATCGTCACTACGCTGAACTATCTCAGCCACGACGAGGAAGTGGAGATCGTGCTGGCGAAGGCCAAGCACTATCGCACCCAGGAAGGTCGCGACATCGTCAACAAGATGGTGCGCCTCGCCGATCTCACCCGCAACGCGTTCGCCAATGGCGATCTGTCGACGGTGATGAGCCCGCGCACGGTGATCACCTGGGCGGAAAACGCCGACATCTTCGGCGATATCGGTTTCGCCTTCCGCGTCACCTTCCTCAACAAGTGCGACGAGCTCGAGCGTCCCCTGGTCGCCGAGTTCTACCAGCGCTGCTTCAATGCGGAGCTGCCGGAATCGGCAGTCAACGTGGCGCTCAGCTGA
- a CDS encoding PilZ domain-containing protein, with amino-acid sequence MHPRKFARVKPAGLVSRQAKIITDPRAPVIPCTLIDYSPGGACVDLGGQVSIPDRFELLHVNTKKRCRIAWKRGSRVGVVF; translated from the coding sequence ATGCATCCGCGAAAGTTCGCCCGTGTAAAGCCCGCAGGGCTGGTGTCCCGCCAGGCCAAGATCATCACCGACCCGCGCGCGCCGGTGATCCCCTGCACGCTGATCGACTATTCGCCCGGCGGGGCCTGCGTCGATCTCGGCGGCCAGGTGAGCATCCCCGACAGGTTCGAGCTGCTGCACGTCAACACCAAGAAGCGCTGCCGCATCGCCTGGAAGCGCGGCTCGCGAGTCGGCGTGGTGTTTTGA
- a CDS encoding GNAT family N-acetyltransferase: MATITVERTIGTTKKAVLAGLGAYNDEHFGKQKVRSIAVSLKDRRKIVGGIVGHLWATVLFIQYFWIDQKQRGKGFGTKLIAAIEDEARRHGAIQAYVDTMSFQAPGFYRSCGYEEFGTLKGYPGGVTRHSFTKSL; this comes from the coding sequence ATGGCCACCATCACCGTCGAGCGCACCATTGGGACGACCAAGAAGGCTGTGCTCGCCGGGCTCGGCGCCTATAACGACGAGCACTTTGGGAAGCAGAAGGTCAGGAGCATCGCGGTCTCACTGAAGGACCGCCGCAAGATCGTCGGCGGCATCGTCGGGCATCTCTGGGCCACGGTTCTGTTCATCCAGTACTTCTGGATCGACCAGAAGCAGCGCGGCAAGGGTTTTGGGACGAAGCTGATCGCGGCGATCGAGGATGAGGCGAGACGGCATGGCGCGATCCAGGCCTATGTCGACACGATGAGTTTCCAGGCGCCGGGCTTCTATCGTTCCTGCGGGTACGAGGAATTCGGCACTCTCAAGGGCTATCCCGGCGGCGTGACGCGCCATTCGTTTACGAAGTCGCTATGA
- a CDS encoding DedA family protein, translating into MTSFLDPFIAFVSAHAWLAYLTLFLAALLEAVPVVGSVVPGSTIILALSALIPGGELKLGWVLLAAALGAVLGDGSAYWIGHRQQREILNTWPLTNYPRVVEESESFFHRFGTWAVFFARFVPPIRAFVPVTAGALGMPPARFYAINIPAILVWAPAHVLPGVLAVSALHEYAGLPHHEHVGKHIWMLAVIGGAIMLSVTVWIYRRRSGGGVAAAKPRV; encoded by the coding sequence GTGACGTCATTCCTCGATCCCTTCATCGCTTTCGTCTCGGCCCACGCGTGGCTGGCTTATCTGACCCTGTTCCTGGCAGCGCTTCTGGAAGCCGTTCCGGTGGTGGGATCGGTGGTCCCGGGCTCGACCATTATCCTGGCGCTCAGCGCCCTGATCCCGGGCGGCGAGCTGAAACTCGGCTGGGTGCTGCTGGCGGCCGCGCTCGGGGCCGTGCTGGGTGACGGCTCGGCCTACTGGATCGGGCACCGGCAGCAGCGCGAGATCCTCAACACCTGGCCGCTGACCAATTATCCGCGCGTGGTCGAGGAGAGCGAAAGCTTCTTCCACCGCTTCGGCACCTGGGCCGTGTTCTTTGCCCGCTTCGTGCCGCCGATCCGCGCATTTGTCCCGGTCACGGCCGGCGCGCTTGGGATGCCCCCTGCCCGCTTCTACGCGATCAACATCCCGGCGATCCTGGTCTGGGCCCCCGCGCATGTGCTGCCGGGCGTGCTGGCGGTGTCGGCCCTGCACGAATATGCCGGGCTGCCGCACCATGAGCACGTCGGCAAGCATATCTGGATGCTCGCCGTGATCGGCGGTGCGATCATGCTGAGCGTGACGGTTTGGATCTATCGTCGGCGGAGCGGTGGTGGTGTCGCGGCGGCCAAGCCGCGGGTCTGA
- a CDS encoding DUF2235 domain-containing protein, whose amino-acid sequence MEHERRTEPKTEPKHLVICCDGTGNEISENISNVLKLYRCLRKTDKTQPRQMVFYDPGVGTVTEPTTWHRLKANVNLVLGLATGYGLDDNVLSAYCFLVEHYAPGDKIYLFGFSRGAYTVRVLAGLIHKVGLISPEQANLAGSGLVAYKQYSGSGRGNDIADLKDVGSDDDGPLPQDKFDLAAQFARITSSRWPTIHFIGVWDTVASVIVPRPDRLYWPSFEELAFTLRNPSVKIFRQAIAIDERRCMFRLKQWREPQEYWSNRFVPDDKKEPQDIMQVWFAGVHSDVGGGYPEAQSGESKYPLIWMIDEAGKAGLNFNPRTVNQLAWGVHRKNSPFQYVPPAYTGKTGELHNSMTAAWRLLEYLPKSAKYKEWPERKVFLGFYIPDCEPRLIPEGAHVHESVVKRMAVEPDYRPVNLPKTYETVPMPVPPHVGAAAETDEMVTG is encoded by the coding sequence GTGGAGCACGAGCGCAGAACCGAACCGAAGACCGAGCCGAAGCACCTCGTCATCTGCTGTGACGGCACCGGCAACGAGATCAGCGAGAACATCTCCAACGTCCTCAAGCTCTATCGCTGCCTGCGCAAGACCGACAAGACGCAGCCGCGGCAGATGGTGTTCTACGATCCCGGCGTCGGCACGGTGACGGAGCCGACGACGTGGCACCGCCTCAAGGCCAACGTCAATCTGGTGCTGGGGCTCGCCACCGGCTACGGGCTCGATGACAACGTGCTGTCGGCCTATTGCTTCCTGGTCGAGCATTACGCGCCGGGTGACAAGATCTACCTGTTCGGCTTCTCGCGCGGCGCCTATACCGTGCGCGTGCTGGCGGGGCTGATCCACAAGGTCGGGCTGATCTCGCCGGAGCAGGCGAACCTCGCAGGCTCGGGCCTCGTCGCCTACAAGCAATATTCCGGCTCGGGGCGCGGCAACGACATCGCGGACCTCAAGGACGTCGGCTCCGACGACGACGGGCCGCTGCCGCAGGACAAGTTCGACCTCGCCGCGCAGTTCGCGCGCATCACCTCCTCGCGCTGGCCGACCATCCATTTCATCGGGGTGTGGGACACCGTGGCGAGCGTGATCGTGCCGCGTCCCGACCGGCTGTACTGGCCGAGCTTCGAGGAGCTCGCCTTCACGCTGCGCAATCCGAGCGTGAAGATCTTTCGGCAGGCGATCGCGATCGACGAGCGGCGCTGCATGTTCCGCCTCAAGCAATGGCGGGAGCCGCAGGAATATTGGAGCAACCGCTTCGTGCCCGACGACAAGAAGGAGCCTCAGGACATCATGCAGGTGTGGTTCGCCGGCGTGCACAGCGACGTCGGCGGCGGCTATCCGGAGGCCCAGAGCGGCGAGTCGAAATATCCGCTGATCTGGATGATCGACGAGGCGGGAAAGGCCGGGCTGAACTTCAACCCGCGCACCGTGAACCAGCTCGCCTGGGGCGTCCATCGCAAGAACTCCCCGTTCCAGTACGTGCCGCCCGCCTACACCGGCAAGACCGGCGAATTGCACAATTCGATGACGGCGGCCTGGCGGCTGCTGGAATATTTGCCGAAGAGCGCGAAGTACAAGGAGTGGCCGGAGCGAAAGGTGTTTCTCGGCTTCTACATCCCCGATTGCGAGCCGCGCCTGATCCCCGAAGGCGCGCATGTGCACGAGAGCGTGGTGAAGCGGATGGCGGTGGAGCCGGACTACCGGCCGGTGAATCTGCCGAAGACGTACGAGACGGTGCCGATGCCGGTGCCGCCGCATGTGGGGGCCGCGGCGGAGACGGATGAGATGGTGACGGGGTGA
- a CDS encoding esterase-like activity of phytase family protein translates to MSTLRSRRSFLGHAAAGFSTFALSRFAQAQATTEPPPRPLQVERAVAEPVSIEVNARPIPNFEPRDRSRTRFGSLEYRSGLVLTSPYRGFGGLSGIRLDAKGERFLAVSDQGGWFTGAIRYSGSRMAGLDDVEAAPLLNAEGRPITEKRLWWDSESLTRDGNVVYVGLERVNQILRYDFSKGGTRARGEVIQVPPALRKLPHNKGLEGLVFVPKGQPLAGTLIAFSERGLDADGNLVAFLIGGPTPGQFSVRRTEKFDISDAVLLPSGELLILERKFSWFTGVDIRIRSIPLKSIAPGAVVDGPALFKADLGQEIDNMEGIDAHVTPEGDTVLTLVSDDNFSMLQRTLLLQFTLVE, encoded by the coding sequence GTGAGCACGCTTCGATCCCGCCGCAGCTTCCTTGGCCACGCGGCGGCGGGATTTTCCACTTTCGCACTGTCCCGATTTGCGCAGGCGCAAGCCACGACCGAGCCGCCGCCGCGGCCGCTCCAGGTCGAGCGCGCCGTCGCCGAGCCCGTCAGCATCGAGGTCAACGCGCGGCCGATCCCGAATTTCGAGCCGCGCGACCGCTCGCGCACGCGCTTCGGTTCGCTGGAGTATCGCAGCGGCCTGGTGCTGACCTCGCCCTATCGCGGCTTCGGCGGCCTGTCCGGCATCCGGCTGGATGCGAAAGGCGAACGTTTCCTTGCGGTCTCCGACCAGGGCGGCTGGTTCACCGGGGCCATCCGCTATTCCGGCAGCAGGATGGCCGGGCTCGACGACGTCGAGGCCGCGCCGCTGCTCAATGCGGAGGGACGGCCGATCACGGAAAAGCGCCTCTGGTGGGATTCGGAGTCGCTGACGCGCGACGGCAACGTCGTCTATGTCGGGCTCGAGCGCGTCAACCAGATCCTGCGCTACGATTTTTCGAAAGGCGGCACGCGCGCCCGCGGCGAGGTGATCCAGGTGCCGCCCGCGTTGCGCAAGCTGCCGCACAACAAGGGGCTCGAGGGGCTGGTCTTCGTCCCGAAGGGCCAGCCGCTCGCCGGCACCCTGATCGCCTTCTCCGAGCGCGGGCTGGACGCCGACGGCAATCTGGTCGCGTTCCTGATCGGCGGCCCCACGCCCGGCCAGTTCAGCGTCCGCCGCACCGAGAAGTTCGACATCAGCGACGCGGTGCTCTTGCCGTCGGGCGAGCTGCTCATCCTCGAACGCAAATTCTCCTGGTTCACCGGCGTCGACATCCGCATCCGCTCGATTCCCCTGAAATCGATCGCGCCGGGCGCGGTGGTCGACGGCCCTGCCTTGTTCAAGGCCGATCTCGGCCAGGAGATCGACAACATGGAAGGCATCGACGCCCACGTCACGCCCGAGGGCGACACCGTGCTGACGCTGGTCTCGGACGACAATTTTTCAATGCTCCAGCGTACGCTGCTGCTCCAGTTCACGCTGGTTGAGTGA
- a CDS encoding J domain-containing protein: MPIDSSKFFDSIRVKPRGKQPEVKPRDTAVACEWAGCQNKGAHRAPKGRENQREYWHFCLNHVREYNQNYNFFSGMNADAVARYQKDALTGHRPTWKMGANGGKKGAEADIDMASDPFSMFSEINGRANWRKGPDAQPKAETRKVMNAERKALQVMGLGPSATLADVKSKYKALVKQHHPDANGGDRSTEDRLIEIIKAYNYLKTVVREA; this comes from the coding sequence ATGCCGATCGATTCATCAAAGTTCTTCGACTCCATCCGCGTCAAGCCGCGGGGCAAGCAGCCCGAGGTGAAGCCGCGCGACACCGCGGTCGCGTGCGAATGGGCCGGATGCCAGAACAAGGGCGCACACCGCGCGCCGAAGGGGCGTGAGAACCAGCGCGAGTACTGGCACTTCTGCCTCAATCACGTGCGCGAGTACAACCAGAACTACAATTTCTTCTCCGGCATGAATGCCGACGCCGTCGCGCGCTACCAGAAGGATGCGCTGACCGGCCACCGCCCGACCTGGAAGATGGGCGCCAATGGCGGCAAGAAGGGTGCGGAAGCCGATATCGACATGGCGTCCGATCCGTTCAGCATGTTCAGCGAGATCAATGGCCGCGCCAACTGGCGGAAGGGTCCGGACGCCCAGCCCAAGGCCGAGACGCGCAAGGTGATGAACGCCGAGCGCAAGGCGCTCCAGGTCATGGGCCTCGGCCCCAGTGCCACGCTCGCCGACGTCAAGAGCAAGTACAAGGCGCTGGTGAAGCAGCACCACCCCGACGCCAACGGCGGCGACCGCTCGACCGAAGACCGCCTGATCGAGATCATCAAGGCGTATAATTATCTGAAGACGGTGGTGCGGGAGGCGTAG
- a CDS encoding citrate synthase/methylcitrate synthase — MNIHLTKSQIGLDGVPAAETVLSHVDGERGELIIAGEHVGRLAAKSSFEGVTARLWNGASKTSLSEANVRASLGAARERAFARLAELLPATHGMGIVDGFRAAVAGLRAEHGLEHEATIVGAFPVISGALVRRAKGLDPVAPDPSASHAADTLRMLHGRAPATREVTALDAYLVTVCDHGMNASTFTTRVVASTQADLFAAVTAGYCALTGPLHGGAPEPVLEMLDAIGSRERIQPWVDAALARGERMMGFGHRVYRVRDPRADVLKTAIEALASNGADLPFAGEVEAYIRAALRKKNPDRPLETNVEFFTAILLDALAIPRQAFTPIFAVARAAGWTAHAREQQRTGRLIRPSSSYVGAVPEA; from the coding sequence ATGAACATCCACCTCACCAAAAGTCAGATCGGGCTGGACGGCGTTCCCGCGGCCGAGACCGTGCTGAGCCATGTCGACGGCGAGCGCGGCGAGCTGATCATCGCCGGCGAGCATGTCGGCCGGCTGGCCGCCAAATCGAGCTTTGAGGGCGTCACCGCCCGGCTCTGGAACGGCGCCAGCAAGACCTCGCTGAGCGAGGCCAATGTGCGGGCGAGCCTGGGCGCCGCACGCGAACGCGCCTTCGCGCGGCTCGCCGAGCTGCTGCCGGCGACGCACGGCATGGGAATCGTCGACGGGTTTCGCGCGGCCGTCGCGGGCCTTCGCGCCGAGCACGGGCTGGAGCATGAGGCGACCATCGTCGGCGCCTTTCCGGTGATATCAGGCGCGCTGGTCCGGCGCGCCAAGGGGCTCGATCCGGTCGCGCCCGATCCAAGCGCGAGCCACGCCGCCGACACGCTGCGCATGCTGCATGGGCGCGCGCCGGCAACGCGCGAGGTCACGGCGCTGGATGCCTATCTCGTCACCGTCTGCGACCACGGCATGAACGCCTCGACCTTCACCACGCGCGTGGTGGCCTCGACCCAGGCCGATCTGTTCGCAGCCGTCACCGCCGGCTATTGCGCACTGACCGGTCCCTTGCATGGCGGCGCACCGGAGCCGGTGCTGGAAATGCTCGATGCGATCGGCTCGCGCGAGCGGATCCAGCCCTGGGTGGATGCCGCGCTCGCACGCGGCGAGCGGATGATGGGTTTTGGTCATCGCGTCTATCGCGTGCGCGATCCGCGCGCCGACGTGCTGAAGACCGCGATCGAGGCCCTGGCCTCCAACGGCGCCGACCTGCCGTTTGCCGGCGAGGTCGAGGCCTATATCCGCGCAGCGCTGCGCAAGAAGAACCCGGACCGGCCGCTGGAGACGAATGTGGAGTTCTTCACCGCGATCCTGCTCGATGCGCTGGCGATTCCAAGGCAGGCGTTCACGCCGATCTTCGCGGTGGCGCGCGCCGCCGGCTGGACCGCGCATGCGCGCGAGCAGCAGCGCACCGGGCGGCTGATCAGGCCGAGCTCGTCTTATGTGGGGGCGGTGCCGGAGGCCTAG
- the cobT gene encoding cobaltochelatase subunit CobT, translated as MSTSSSNSKFRNSKEAPTEPFKRSVASCLKAIAKSPELEVSFAAERPGLAPGKARLPEPARKMTKRDAAIVRGHADSIALKLACHDPKLHRKLMPGNPQARGVFEAVEQARVEAIGARRMAGVAKNLTAMLDDHFHRGKFDEITDRADAPLADALAMLVRERLTGMAPPTAAKKMVDLWRPILEDKIGKRLDRLDGVVEDQTRFGDAVHDLLSALELGDERNADSEENDDDDENRDGDNDQSGAEGSPDSDAAQEMSADQAQASSEEMSESAMESAQASTSDTFDDGELGDDETPGEATRPNAHGKNEPRGPEYHAFAPKFDEVIAAEDLCDHDELERLRAYLDKQLAHLQGIVARLANRLQRKLMAQQNRAWEFDLEEGILDPARLSRVVTDPYHPLSFMHEKEATFRDTVVTLLLDNSGSMRGRPITVAATCADILARTLERCGVKVEILGFTTRAWKGGQSREAWLAAGKPANPGRLNDLRHIIYKSADAPWRRARKNLGLMMREGLLKENIDGEALDWAHKRLLGRPEQRKILMMISDGAPVDDSTLSVNAGNYLERHLRHIIEEIETRSPVELIAIGIGHDVTRYYRRAVTIVDAEELGGAITEKLAELFSETATAPQPSASRPRRKLHS; from the coding sequence ATGAGCACATCATCATCCAATTCCAAATTCCGTAACAGCAAGGAAGCGCCGACCGAGCCGTTCAAGCGCTCGGTCGCCTCCTGCCTGAAGGCGATCGCGAAATCGCCCGAGCTCGAGGTCTCCTTTGCCGCCGAGCGGCCGGGCCTTGCGCCCGGCAAGGCACGGCTGCCCGAGCCGGCGCGCAAGATGACCAAGCGCGACGCCGCCATCGTGCGCGGCCACGCCGATTCCATCGCGCTGAAGCTCGCCTGTCACGATCCGAAGCTGCATCGCAAGCTGATGCCGGGCAATCCGCAGGCACGCGGCGTGTTCGAGGCGGTCGAGCAGGCGAGGGTGGAGGCGATCGGCGCGCGCCGCATGGCGGGCGTTGCGAAAAACCTCACCGCGATGCTCGACGACCATTTCCATCGCGGCAAGTTCGACGAGATCACCGACCGCGCCGATGCGCCGCTGGCCGATGCGCTGGCGATGCTGGTGCGCGAGCGCCTGACCGGCATGGCGCCGCCGACGGCTGCGAAGAAGATGGTCGATCTCTGGCGGCCGATTCTCGAAGACAAGATCGGCAAGCGCCTCGACCGGCTCGACGGCGTGGTCGAGGACCAGACCAGGTTCGGCGACGCCGTGCATGACCTCTTGTCGGCGCTCGAGCTCGGCGACGAGCGCAACGCCGACAGCGAAGAGAATGACGACGACGACGAAAACCGCGACGGCGACAACGACCAGTCCGGCGCCGAGGGCTCGCCCGATTCCGATGCCGCCCAGGAGATGAGCGCCGACCAGGCGCAGGCGTCGAGCGAGGAGATGAGCGAGAGCGCGATGGAAAGCGCGCAGGCCTCGACGTCAGACACGTTCGACGACGGCGAGCTCGGCGACGACGAGACTCCGGGCGAGGCGACGCGTCCGAACGCGCACGGCAAGAACGAGCCGCGCGGGCCCGAATACCACGCCTTCGCGCCGAAATTCGACGAAGTCATCGCGGCTGAAGACCTCTGCGACCATGACGAGCTGGAGCGCCTGCGCGCCTATCTCGACAAGCAGCTGGCGCATCTGCAAGGCATCGTCGCCCGCCTCGCCAACCGGCTGCAGCGCAAGCTGATGGCGCAGCAGAACCGCGCCTGGGAGTTCGATCTCGAAGAGGGCATCCTCGACCCCGCGCGGCTGTCGCGCGTGGTGACCGATCCCTATCACCCGCTGTCCTTCATGCACGAGAAGGAGGCGACGTTCCGCGACACCGTGGTGACGCTGCTGCTCGACAATTCCGGCTCGATGCGCGGCCGCCCGATCACGGTGGCGGCGACCTGCGCCGACATCCTCGCCCGCACGCTGGAGCGTTGCGGCGTCAAGGTCGAGATTCTCGGCTTCACCACGCGCGCCTGGAAGGGCGGGCAATCGCGTGAAGCGTGGCTTGCCGCCGGCAAGCCGGCCAATCCCGGCCGTCTCAACGATCTCCGCCACATCATCTACAAGTCCGCCGACGCGCCCTGGCGCCGTGCGCGGAAGAACCTCGGCCTGATGATGCGCGAGGGTCTGCTGAAAGAGAACATCGACGGCGAGGCGCTGGATTGGGCGCACAAGCGCCTGCTCGGCCGGCCCGAGCAGCGCAAGATCCTGATGATGATCTCGGACGGCGCGCCGGTCGACGATTCCACGCTGTCGGTCAACGCCGGCAACTATCTCGAGCGGCACCTGCGCCACATCATCGAGGAGATCGAGACCCGCTCGCCGGTCGAGCTGATCGCGATCGGCATCGGCCATGACGTCACGCGCTACTATCGCCGCGCAGTGACGATCGTGGACGCCGAGGAGCTCGGCGGCGCCATCACCGAGAAGCTTGCCGAGCTGTTCAGCGAGACGGCGACCGCACCGCAGCCCTCGGCAAGCCGTCCGCGCCGCAAACTGCATTCGTGA
- a CDS encoding NADH:flavin oxidoreductase/NADH oxidase: MSALFSPIKLRGLTLKNRVVVSPMCQYSAEDGVPTDWHFTHINNLSLSGASMFCIEATHVEAIGRITPGCLGLYSDAAEAALKQILASVRKHSTTAVAMQLAHAGRKASSARPWDGGQLIPVSEGGWQTVAPSALPHKEGEAAPLALDAAGLTRIREAFVEAAKRAERIGIDAIELHGAHGYLLHQFLSPISNRRTDEYGGSLQNRMRFPLEVYDAVRAVFPHDKPIGMRVSSTDWVEGGWDLAQTIEFASALKARGIDWIDASSGGVSPLQKIPLGPGYQVHFADAIRRETGLPTIAVGMISDAKHAEEIVASGKADMVALGRGMLYDPRWGWHAAAELGGEVEAPPQYWRSQPSTQKALFGKTTFGAR; the protein is encoded by the coding sequence ATGAGCGCCCTGTTTTCCCCGATCAAGCTGCGCGGCCTGACCTTGAAGAACCGCGTCGTGGTGTCGCCGATGTGCCAGTATTCGGCCGAGGACGGCGTTCCGACCGACTGGCACTTCACCCACATCAACAATCTTTCGCTCTCGGGCGCGTCGATGTTCTGCATCGAGGCGACCCATGTGGAAGCGATCGGCCGCATCACGCCGGGCTGCCTCGGGCTCTACAGCGACGCCGCCGAAGCCGCGCTGAAGCAGATCCTCGCCTCCGTGCGCAAGCATTCCACGACCGCGGTCGCGATGCAGCTCGCCCATGCCGGCCGCAAGGCCTCCAGCGCGCGGCCCTGGGACGGCGGCCAGCTGATCCCGGTCAGTGAAGGCGGCTGGCAGACGGTGGCCCCAAGCGCGCTGCCGCACAAGGAGGGCGAGGCCGCGCCGCTCGCGCTCGATGCCGCGGGCCTGACGCGCATCCGCGAGGCCTTCGTCGAGGCTGCGAAACGCGCGGAGCGGATCGGCATCGACGCCATCGAGCTGCACGGCGCGCACGGCTATCTCCTGCATCAGTTCCTGTCGCCGATCTCGAACCGGCGTACCGACGAATATGGCGGCAGCCTGCAAAACCGCATGCGCTTCCCGCTCGAGGTATACGACGCGGTGCGCGCCGTGTTCCCGCACGACAAGCCGATCGGCATGCGGGTGTCGTCGACCGACTGGGTCGAGGGCGGCTGGGATCTGGCGCAGACCATCGAATTCGCCAGCGCGCTGAAGGCGCGCGGCATCGACTGGATCGATGCCTCCTCCGGCGGCGTCTCGCCGCTGCAGAAGATTCCGCTCGGCCCCGGCTATCAGGTGCACTTCGCAGACGCCATCCGCCGCGAGACGGGACTGCCCACCATCGCCGTCGGCATGATCTCCGATGCCAAGCACGCCGAGGAGATCGTCGCCTCCGGCAAGGCCGACATGGTCGCGCTCGGCCGCGGCATGCTCTACGACCCGCGCTGGGGCTGGCACGCCGCTGCCGAGCTCGGCGGCGAGGTCGAAGCTCCGCCGCAATACTGGCGCTCGCAGCCGTCGACGCAGAAGGCGCTGTTCGGCAAGACGACGTTCGGGGCAAGGTAG